Proteins encoded together in one Methanorbis rubei window:
- a CDS encoding DUF4013 domain-containing protein: MEHAEIIAGAYTFTKNAFFSINHLPRWIVLFFYIVGPIIVGFIAATIVLQLIVLPILVNLLVGPDFGFTPEVLSGLLGHFAVLIGLACVLFVPLMQGYCYRLFRTGDTMPDTGNLWGLFFNGWRINITLFIYAIPLMVISFIYMLVFMYFFPDTGLYSAADVLQLEGMMYVGTVFSYAAIQFVTTLIIILFACVGITHLCRTGSIREAISLRKVAEIIGKIGWYDYILSLVIMSILYLMITFVTMSLGQLFSNNVFLIGVLMVLYIFVLVPITVFFIKYLSIVYDTAFQPEEADTEEFDFF; the protein is encoded by the coding sequence ATGGAACACGCAGAGATCATCGCTGGCGCTTATACTTTTACGAAAAATGCGTTCTTCAGTATTAACCATCTTCCCCGATGGATTGTGCTGTTCTTTTATATCGTGGGTCCCATCATTGTTGGATTTATTGCGGCTACGATCGTTTTACAGCTGATTGTGCTGCCGATTCTGGTGAATCTTCTTGTCGGTCCGGACTTTGGGTTTACTCCTGAAGTCCTCTCAGGCTTGTTGGGACATTTTGCGGTTCTGATCGGTCTTGCCTGCGTGCTTTTTGTTCCGCTGATGCAGGGCTACTGTTACCGTTTATTCCGCACCGGCGATACGATGCCTGATACCGGCAACCTCTGGGGCCTGTTCTTCAATGGATGGAGAATCAATATTACGTTGTTCATCTATGCGATTCCGCTGATGGTAATCTCGTTCATTTACATGCTTGTGTTCATGTATTTCTTCCCTGATACCGGCCTCTATTCTGCGGCTGATGTTCTGCAGCTGGAGGGGATGATGTATGTGGGAACAGTGTTTTCCTATGCGGCGATTCAGTTTGTGACGACGTTAATCATTATTCTGTTTGCCTGTGTGGGTATTACGCATCTGTGCAGGACTGGCTCCATTCGCGAGGCGATAAGTCTGCGAAAGGTTGCAGAGATTATCGGCAAAATCGGATGGTATGACTACATTCTTTCGCTGGTTATTATGAGCATTCTCTATCTGATGATTACATTTGTTACGATGTCGCTTGGGCAGTTGTTTTCGAACAATGTTTTCCTTATCGGGGTGCTGATGGTTCTCTACATCTTTGTTCTGGTGCCGATTACGGTGTTCTTTATCAAATATCTGTCAATAGTTTATGATACGGCGTTCCAGCCTGAGGAAGCCGATACTGAAGAG